A part of Variovorax sp. HW608 genomic DNA contains:
- a CDS encoding aspartate/glutamate racemase family protein encodes MTRIALIHALGHSVAPINEAFARDWPEAVRMNLLDDSLSADLARGGRGLDEAMHERFQRLAQYAVDTGANGILFTCSAFGSCIEAVARRHAGIPVLKPNEAMVAEAAAGTGRLGLIATFQPTLDSMPPEFPHSVELVTALAAGAMEALNRGDLQRHDELIAAQARALKERGCARIALAQFSMARARAACEDASGLPVMTTVDSAVRALRARC; translated from the coding sequence ATGACCCGCATTGCCCTGATCCACGCCCTTGGCCACTCCGTCGCGCCGATCAACGAAGCCTTCGCGCGCGATTGGCCTGAAGCCGTGCGCATGAACCTGCTGGACGACAGCCTCTCGGCCGATCTCGCGCGCGGCGGACGGGGCCTCGACGAGGCGATGCACGAGCGCTTCCAGCGGCTGGCGCAATACGCAGTCGATACCGGTGCGAACGGCATCCTGTTCACCTGCTCGGCCTTCGGATCGTGCATCGAGGCGGTCGCGCGGCGGCATGCCGGAATCCCGGTCCTCAAGCCCAACGAGGCGATGGTGGCGGAGGCTGCGGCGGGAACGGGCAGGCTCGGGCTGATCGCCACTTTTCAGCCGACGCTGGATTCGATGCCGCCGGAATTCCCGCACAGCGTGGAACTCGTGACGGCGCTTGCCGCCGGCGCGATGGAGGCGCTGAACCGCGGCGACCTGCAGCGGCACGACGAGCTGATCGCCGCGCAGGCCAGGGCCTTGAAGGAACGCGGCTGCGCGCGCATCGCGCTGGCCCAGTTCAGCATGGCGCGCGCACGGGCCGCCTGCGAGGATGCATCGGGGCTGCCCGTGATGACCACCGTGGACAGCGCGGTGCGGGCGTTGCGGGCGCGGTGCTGA